From Erigeron canadensis isolate Cc75 chromosome 8, C_canadensis_v1, whole genome shotgun sequence, one genomic window encodes:
- the LOC122579045 gene encoding aspartyl protease family protein 2-like produces MVAGISTGSGGTTTTTKKFVMLLLLVLSVSTSCTTTTVSRRHDINKHYQTFTPHSLPSSYASLDLSNENNLMATSSDSENASDSSNSLSIDLHHVDTLIYSTSTITTKNDPETLFKNRLTRDSVRVKSILKSVSNRTSGDFSSSVISGLAQGSGEYFTRIGIGSPPRYSYMVLDTGSDVVWIQCSPCRRCYTQTDPIFNPSKSNSFGHVPCRTSLCNRLDSPGCNTKSNKCMYQVSYGDGSFTIGEFSTETLTFRKTKVNNVAFGCGHDNQGLFVGAAGLLGLGRGKLSFPNQAGRQFGSKFSYCLVDRSMSSKPSSLVFGNGAVSRVARFTPLLNNPKMDTFYYLGLTGFSVGGARVAGITSSLFQLDTKSGNGGVIIDSGTSVTRLTRPAYVALRNAFLSGASHLKRGPNFSLFDACFDLSGKTEVKVPTVVMHFKGGADVSLPASNYLIPVDSSGSFCFAFAGTSTGLSIIGNIQQQGFRVVYDLAGSRVGFAPKSCA; encoded by the coding sequence atgGTGGCCGGAATATCAACCGGCTCCGGCggcaccactaccaccaccaaaAAATTTGTAATGTTACTTTTACTGGTACTTTCTGTTTCCACCAGTTGTACAACAACCACCGTCAGCCGCCGTCACGACATAAATAAGCACTACCAAACGTTCACCCCTCATTCTCTTCCTTCTTCTTATGCATCTCTAGATCTATCAAATGAAAACAATTTAATGGCAACTTCTTCAGATTCAGAAAATGCTTCAGATTCATCTAATTCCCTGTCTATAGATTTACATCATGTAGACACTCTCATATATTCCACTTCCACTATTACAACGAAAAATGACCCTGAGACTCTCTTCAAAAACCGTCtgactcgtgactcggtccGAGTCAAAAGCATCTTAAAATCAGTATCCAACAGGACTAGTGGGGATTTCAGCAGTTCGGTGATATCTGGTCTTGCACAAGGGTCAGGTGAGTATTTTACAAGAATTGGAATAGGAAGTCCACCAAGATATTCTTATATGGTATTAGATACAGGCAGTGATGTTGTATGGATTCAATGTTCTCCGTGTCGGAGGTGTTATACACAAACTGACCCCATTTTTAATCCATCTAAATCCAACTCATTTGGACATGTACCTTGTCGTACTAGTCTTTGTAACCGTCTAGATTCCCCAGGTTGTAACACTAAATCGAATAAATGTATGTATCAAGTCTCTTATGGAGACGGGTCTTTCACTATTGGTGAGTTCTCCACCGAAACACTCACCTTTCGAAAAACCAAAGTTAATAATGTTGCCTTTGGTTGTGGACATGATAACCAAGGTTTGTTTGTTGGTGCGGCTGGTTTGTTAGGGCTTGGCAGGGGGAAATTGTCTTTTCCTAACCAAGCGGGTCGGCAATTTGGATCTAAGTTCTCTTATTGTTTGGTAGACAGGTCCATGTCTTCTAAACCGTCTTCGTTGGTGTTCGGAAACGGGGCTGTTTCGAGGGTAGCAAGGTTTACTCCTTTATTAAACAACCCGAAAATGGACACTTTTTATTACCTTGGATTAACCGGGTTTTCGGTAGGAGGGGCTAGAGTGGCAGGTATAACATCGTCATTATTTCAGCTTGATACAAAATCGGGCAATGGTGGGGTCATTATAGACTCCGGGACATCGGTTACTAGGTTGACAAGACCCGCATATGTGGCGCTTAGAAACGCTTTCTTGTCGGGTGCGTCGCATTTGAAGAGAGGTCCGAATTTCTCCTTGTTTGATGCGTGTTTCGATTTATCGGGGAAGACAGAAGTGAAGGTGCCGACGGTGGTGATGCATTTTAAAGGCGGTGCTGACGTGTCTCTACCGGCATCAAATTACTTGATTCCTGTTGATTCTAGTGGTAGCTTTTGTTTTGCATTTGCTGGGACGAGTACTGGATTATCCATCATTGGTAATATCCAGCAACAAGGTTTTCGGGTTGTTTATGATTTGGCTGGTTCCCGGGTCGGGTTTGCACCCAAATCATGTGCTTAG